The sequence AGTGATATCAAGATCCCGATCACCAGTGGAAGGTGGAGGTTTGTGCTTGGGCTCCGTGGTCTTCTCTGCCGGGCCATCAGCACTTTGGGTGTCACTAGCTGGcttcttgctttctttttgGGGTTCATCAGCTTCACTGCCGTACATTCCACCACCGTACGCATCATGAGTCACCGGTTTCATTGCTGTAAGTTGGGGTGGCTGATTTAGGGTCCCTTCTCGCTCTTGCTTCTCTCGATCcgtttccatttttcttttctttttttctctttgccTTTCGCTTCTTCTTTCTACTCTCATCCAATTTCTTTcggttatttatttatctatccATCACTCTTCTGCTACAAGTGCGTCACCTAGTTCGCGCCACGTAAGGATATGCTGGATACGTGGCAACTAATCGTAGCTTCCACGTTTCTTGCATGATAcaatttttttgtctttttgttGTTACTGTTTTCCATTTATCTATTGCATGATAAGACTTTTGGGCTGGGCTAAACTCTTTGAGCTGACCCAAAGCCCCTTCCACGATATGAGCCCTGCCCATGTTACTAGGCTTGCCCCAGTCTCTTCCATATTTTACCctttttcagaaaaagaaaagaagaaaaaccacacttttaaatttggatatatatatatattcgtAAAGTtgctttttatatatagatcgttaatattgaaattgcaaatagTCAATTGAaaactatataattatatcagttaaataaattatccTAGTTCTAATTATTGAATCATAGATTAAAAATTGTGATAGTATATCCTACTTTTATTTGTCTCTACCatgaattctaaaatatatatgttaatatcTAAATATGAGGAGGGTGACCAAGACCATTGAAAACCATACTTTGACTTGTGCACACTGCTTGATGAGGATGTCAACTCCTctattctcttcttttctggtaataaaattaagacatTATTTGGAAGAACACAGAACTAGTCAATTGTCCGCACATTGCTATATAGATATAggtattatattaaaaaaaaaaaaattattctggCATCTGTTACGAGCTTTGCTCGAGATGATGACCAAGAGAAacaaaacttttatttttcttttttagaaaaaagactAAAACGTGAAGCTTTGTCtccaaatatataaaagaataaggaAATTATAAAGTTTAGGTTAAGATGCCTTCTAATCTCTTTCACATGGGGATGACTCAATAATATGAATGCCAATGCCAAGATTAGGtaagtttatttatatattatcagCCTATGGCAAATACAAAACGTGTATTCCTCACACCAAAAACTGGAGCTCTCGATGCATGCTACTGGCTGCTGGCCTTTTCTCAGAGGAACATGAACATGAACATGAACATGATGATGACTTTTGTTAAATGTCTGAGATCTCATCTCCAAACACCAGAATTTGGGGGTGGGTCATTTTCTGAGGACAGGGTCCTCAAAGCTTATCTGTCGTGTCTAGCCAGCAAATACTAGTGCTCTGTTatagtgtgtgtgtgtgtgtgtgcgtAAGTTTTTACAAAAGACagaatatttttgttaaaatgaGAATGACCCTTCAATTGTCAGAAACAATGCATTTCGATCTTTGTCAGCTCATTGGAAGTTATAATGTCAATGGATAATTGCTACCGCTGTGCAGTAGGTTGGCTGGTCGGTTGAGATTTAACAACTTCTTGGAAGTATAATTTCCagttaaatcatttaaaaagagtaaaaagaACAATTCAGATCTTCCtttgttcttcatttcttcACCATTTAGCATTTGCCAAAATAAAACCCTTAATTTACTTAGTTTTCAAAAATGTGTTTATTCATATTACggttatattcattttatttccttaaaaaaaaaaaaaaagatttatggAGCACTGTAGCAAATTAAAGAATTgcttaaaaatacataaatggcACTTGATAATCAATCAtgttagaaataaaaataaaataagtggTTCATGAACATGGCGCCACCTTAGTTATTTGCATTAATAAAAAGGACCTATGCTTTGAGTTTGTTCTGAAATCCATAAGTCTTGGAGTTGGCATATCTACtggaattttaaataattaatctgAGAGTATATTTGTTCTACTTGTGTTAGGTATATATTATTGATCcacatttaattttgttaaatacacattttcttaattaaaaaaaggaagaCATAATTAATCCAGCTGGTATTTATTGGCTATCAGTGCATAACTTGAAAATATGTGTAATGTTATATTACGTTGCCTTGCCTTTGTGGTCTATATTATAACCATATTGgattatgagaaaaaagaCTCTCCCACAGTGGTACTATTCGAATAACCCACTCTCAATAGCTTAATGGTTgttgagaaaaaagaatttcataaTTAGTGAACCCACTCttaatatcttttcttttttagaaaaagggAAACTTCTAGTCAAGTTGTAGGTTTTCTTGTACCCTTTGGGGTAGAGAAGGGAGTCCAGATTATTGATAAGCTGTTCCTAACAGGAAAGCTCTGCAGTCCATTCTTAAGAATAtacttaaaatgaaaaattgtaCAAATAAGTTGAGTGAGGCATTTTTAGAGTGAGTTACCAAacagtttaatttaaaaaaagaatcccATTTGAGTGCAGTGATTGgtgaaaagagaaagaaaaggagatgAATAGTGTTGGTGtataaagtaaagaaagaaaattgaaaatcagAAGCTCATGGATGGTAATCCAAGTTTTACGCGTAACATAATTGGTAGAATAGAAGCGTGTATCTTGGCAATCAACAAATTATAATGACAGTTTTGCAGCAATTACAAGAAGAATTAATTGATTCACGTGAGTTCGACCCACATGCCTTTTAACATATacaaactatatatatatatatatatataataatgacAGCCCATTAAACTCACCTCACCATCTCGTATTATATTCAGATTAAGTGACGTCTCACTCTCACGCGTTTCTCCAAGTTGTAGTATTCGCATCCATTTCcatttcattttcaatctttaACCGCACATGCACATGCAATGGGTCTTCCAGCtccctctcttttttcttttttgtttcccTGATCATTAGAACAAGAACTGACAGACGGGCGGCGCATGATTACTCGTCTTATTAGCATCAAAACATAAAGACATTCCAGTTAAAAACTTATTTGACTGTTTATAGACTGCTATCAAGAGATAAATCTCATGTAttaattacttcattgtattcGGAAAAAACAATAAGTATcgatatttatattaatataattgatataaatcaaaatcaaaaattttgatttcttgagGTGAGTTGTTTTAGATGCACTACTTGCAAAATAGAGGTTAACATTTTCTATGTGTAGTACCTGAAAAATTATTCCGACGGTCAagttaatatttaacttaagATTTAGATGAAAGTGTTTAAAGAGTTATCTTGTGTTAGTATTCTcccttgatatttataaagttGATCGTTGagaattaattatctaaaaattagCTAGTAGTGGTGTATTAGTAATggagtaaataaatttttatatttatagagaaaATGGTAAACATGGGttataactaaatatattgCGGTAGTTTCATCATGCGGATAATTCTTGATATGTGATGAAAGATCTGATCGGTACAATTGCAAGTCATAGCTCGCCTTAGGGTAATCTATTTTAGTTGATTTATATCAATAATCaattaagtatatataatTGCAAAACCATAAATAATAGTGATAATCTTGTAATATTTCTCATTGTAATTATGAATTTCTCTTTATCAATTGCGAGTTAATCATTCATGTGACTTAATTATTGGTTTGTGATGGAggaaaaaataagtaaaaaacaGTAAGCAAACGAACGAAAGTCGGTCTCACGATGAAGAAAAGCCAGCGTGTCGAGACCACGTGGTGTCTCCTGTCCAGTTGAAACGGAAACCAGATAACCTGCCTTGTTTTGCTATCTCTTAACCCCCACTTCACCTTAACTAAACAGCTCAGCTGTCTGTGTATATTGGCGGATCCAGTTTTCCCATATCCCTCGTGCACCTTACCAGTCTCCTCTCCTTTATATACCTCTCCTTCTCCATTCCTCTTCTCTTCACTAATAACATTCAAATCTATCATCAACATTGACAAttaacaaaaaacaaaaaaaaccaTTTGTTTTATcaacaagaaaggaaaagaaagaataatggTAGGCGTTTTCATGCGTTCTCTTTCATTTCCTAACAAAAACCCCAACCGCCCATCAAAACCGCCCCTCTCTCATCACATCAGATCCATCAGTCTTCCATGCAGATCACACCCTTTAATTTTCCAGCTCAAGGATGCGATCCACAAGCTCAAAGTCTGGTCTTCCAAATCTGATAACCGCACTTCTTCTTGGCTTTGTGATGGCTTGACTAGCCTTAAAGCGCTTCACGATTCCCTTGATGATATTCTTCACCTCCCTCAGACTCAAGAATCCCTTCGCCGCCACCCTAAATGGATTGAGAAGCTTCTTGATGATTTTCTTCGCTTTGTTGATGTTTACGGAACCTTCCAGACATCCTTCCTGTCTCTCAAAGAAGATCAGCTCGCCGCTCAAGTTGCTGTCAGAAAGAGAGACGACTCCAAGATTGCTTTGTACATTAAATCCCGCAAGAAAATGGCTAAAGAAATGTCTAAACTCGCGTACACAGTTCGCGACATTTCACGATGTTATGTTCCTGGATTGGATAAATTGTCTATTGCTGATGCTGAGCTAGTTGGTGTTATTGGAGATGTTATTGAAGTAACAATGTCGGTTACAGTTGCTCTATGTAATGGAATCTCACAGTCAATCTCTTCAAGAAAATCGTCGTGGATTGGACTGAGGTTGCCTACGAGAGCAAAGAAAGCCAAGGTTGAGGAAGGAATTCAAGAATTTCAAGAGGTTGGGGTGGAGAGTTTGTGGGGGttgagaaagaaaggagaTGAAGAAGTGAGAATGGTTTTGAAAAGAATGCGAGATTTAGAAGGTTGTATTAGTGGCATTGAAAGTGGAGGTGAGAAAGTCTTTAGGAGTTTGATTAACACTAAGGTTGCACTACTCAACAGCCTCACAGTACAGTAGAAGGAAGGATCAATTAACGACTGAAGAAAAATATACAGGagagatttttaaattcttaattttgttttctttatgtttcttgaactgaatgaaaaaggaaaatgagaaGTGTCAAAACTGATGTCCAGATTTGAGGAACATTCAATATTAGTGTACTGTACAGTACTTGttcatattaatttgaaaCTTTAATGTATTCAATCCAAGATTTGAgattctctttttgtttttggttaCGAGCAATCAATATGGCTGAAAAAGCCCATGGTAGTGTAGTCCTGTTCTGAACCAAACAATTGGAGGATCCTTTTGATTAAGATTGAGTCGTCAACAACAACACACAACTGACAACTACTGACTCTTTCGAAAAGATGTATGTCTATAAGTACCATTATTTCATTACAGACGAATCATGCATGTGAAATAGAGCAGTTGCCTCGCTGTTTGATACTGGTCACAACGGCTTGTCGTTGTTAATGTCTATGTTGAATAGTTTACTATCATTTAGCCATATGATTATGACGAGATATATAGTTTCAGGCTGACTATactagaattttaatttggtaGGGGAAACAATATATAAGATCTTTGCAAATTAtgagcttttatttttcaaagaatattACAATGGGAAGGATGACTTTGCAAATTATGAAATTCTATCTTTCTGTCTATTAAAACAAAAGTTACCGTATTTCTTAGAAACGAAAAGGATATTAAGTAAACATATAATTCACAGGCTGTTAATGACTTATATTCTTGGACATGTAGGTGGTATGCAGCCTTGATTAAGCTTAACGTTGCTTTTGGGCACCAAAAGGGAAAAAAGGTTCTGCTAATTAATTGAAcaaatttaaacattattCTAAAGTATGATTTACAGGCTGCCAATTTATGATTCATAGGCTGTTAGTGACTTTTATTCTTTGACATGTAGGTAGTATACAGATTAAGTTAAGATTAACTATGCCCCCTAACTGAAAAAGTGATTAATATTCATCTAAACAAACCAACGGTAAAGACTTACAATTTCCACTACTAAATTATAATCGAGTTTTAACTCAACCTGATTGGATGGATGATGTTATATGGAAGGAGATTGAGAAGTTAGTCTTTATGCCAGTCGAATGTGactcatatttttaaattgtgaGATCTTGAGTTCGAATTTCAGTCGAAAAAAtgatcaattaaaaaaaaatacccctTATTTCTACAGGTAAGGTAAACAAATAATaggaataataaataagaaacaaacaaCATATTGGGGCACGTTGATAGAGCAAGACCAGTTGAAGCAAAGGCAAATCCAGCACATGGTTTGTTAGTTAACATATAATTGAAGGTGTATATGTATGAGggcataattaaataacaccaaATCATTCCTTCATCATGACTTTTGCTAGAAGATAATAATGCAGCCAGCCCTTTGTAAAGAGATTATAATGCCTGGCTTTTCCTTCATTTCTCCAACTTGTTCTCAAAACTGGATATTCTCCACCGCCATTGACAACCGGTTTTAGCTAAGAACTTAAAATCCTCTCTCTCTATCCCAATGAAAAGAGAGCTAAGAAGTGGTCCCTTGACCTTAAATGTGACAATTTGTTACGCCTAGAGAAATGCTGAAGAATAATAgagcaaaaaaagaagatttgCATCTCGCATGTAGGGGTCCATAATTAAAAACCCTTGCACCTTCAcaaataattgaattcttttcctttttccatctttgtaattgtcaaataattgaatattgattaaaCAGAGGATTCTTGTTAGGCTCTACTCATCTAATATATTTCGTGATTGTTATCCCTTCCATTGtgactttaaattttattgttttataacTTAGGTCCATATGATCATTGACTGTATATCTATCAGCCTTTTTTGGCTGCAAAACAAGGAATCCAAGAAAAACTTGTGCTATCAGTTCAAGTTATTGTCTATACTGTGGAAAgaatctctttttctttttctctctctgtttttttttaaatattattttatttaaacttaCCGGTCTCATTACTCCGATTATCTCTGCACTAAACATTGGAATTTGAGAGCAGACCCtgaattttctatatattatgCACTTGCTGAAATGCTTTTTATAAACTCGGTCCTTGGAGGAAGTCGAACCGCTCTAGCCAAACTACAATGAACCGTACTGCAAATAGTAACTTGTGATAATTGGTGCTATCTCTCTAATAATGGtggaaaataattttgtcttcacagaaaaaaataataataacttttgcTTTTCCAAAGAGAAATGCTCTCGCGCTTTATGTGctacatatataattgataaacCCAAGGCTAAAGctctatataataattaactaatactATTAGATTATGACTGTTGAGTTTGCATTCTGCACCACAATCATTTCCTAACATAATCAGGCCatagaaattgaatttcaGTATTGCTTACGAAGTGGGCAAAGCTGTTTGCTTTTTTCTCTTACTTTCCGTGGATCGAAACTGTTCCTAAACAAGAAGgctatattttactttaaaatttctGATTAAAAACATAacctattttaaaaattttgattggAGAATATACTTTATTTGAATTCTTTGCGGCAAATTGCTATGACGGCGGGAATCCATCTCTTAAAACtcttatatgagaaaatgaatttGCGTTCTTCAAAGACTAATGAACAGAATCTTAATTCATCCTTGTATAGGTTTTACGGGTCCTTCCATCAAACACCAAATGATATCTATGGCCTGCACTAATAACCCAACGTTCAACATAATAAGTTAAGAGTATTAAGTAcgcttaacaaaaattaaaacacaattaatttagctcataatattagaaagtttgTAACGAAATGTAGATGAAATATGATCGGCGTGTCTTGGCCTATAGCAGAACGGTCTGTGATGCTGGTATTGGTGGAGGAGGAGACACGCTATATGATATAATCATGCATTACAAAAATAGAAGTTTCGTGCATACTGAGAAcctgtatatttttatatggcACTATGGCTTTTCCTAGGAATTAGGACACAATGTAGCTTAAAATGGGGAAACATGCTATCTCATCCTCTGATCATCTACTCCCTCAAAAACACAAAACCGAAAAGGAATTAGGCAATGCAGACAAGTCCACCTGAGTTGGAATTCCACTCCAAACCCTTCTTTTGAGATAGCATCTGATTCAAAATCCCCATCATGAACGTGACTCTTCACTTTTCTTCGATCTTAATCGCTTTTACATAAGAGAAGATAACATTCTTCACTTTTTGGATACCCTTATAGTATATTCCCATTTACTTTTAACTGCTGTACTGTGTGCGTATATAAATGGCTTTCCAGTtggtttaattatttgataaagcCATGCCCTGTATCCCGAACTACCCAGTTGAAATTCATTCCCTCCTATAGATTGATTGAttagctttatcttttctGGTATGGCTACTAGCTTCTATGCATAGGAATCCAAGAGTAAAATGAATCTGAGGgagatatataattaaagagtTGACAAATTCTTTTGCTATCATTCATAAACAAACAAGACTAACAAATTGTAATTATTAGAAAGCAAAATCTTCTTTTTGGCTTTGTCAAATCCACCATCATGTACACTGGCTTTTTAATGGCCATTCATATGAGCAAATTGAAAAGTTGTGATTATGCATGAacagatgatgatgatgatgatggcaGTATTACCTATTTATGCCACGAATTTTATGTAGATATATGGGAATGGGAGGATAGGGTGACATTCATTTGAACGTTAAAAAGAGGGTGGAGAATAGGAATGCAAATTCAATCTAGAAGGGACAAAAACGATCAATCATTAAATTGCATACAATATTTGTTGTATTGAATCAATAACCGCAACGGTAATTATAGATGCGGAAAGAGATTATAAtgtaatcataataataactCAGTGACTATAAAGGTAATTatcttctctctctttttttttttttttaaaaaaaatttagtatatcTTTAACGGTAATTACTGATGATGCTCTTgcgaaaagaaattatatgtAATGTAAGAATAATAACAAGGGGTGACCACCTATGTGCCCAATTCTACTTAGCCCGCCTATGTTCCAACTACCTAATCATATAATTTGCCACTCAAAGGGCAAAACCACCCACCTTATGGTGAAGCagaaaagtaagaaaatatgGTTATTGaaagtttaaattaataatttcctACATATAATACGGTTATTCAATATGTAAACgtattaaatatagaaaagtaagaaaatattattactttttgcAACTTGTTTCATAATTTGTTTCTTGTCAAAATTGATACTTTGAGTTTAATACCATTAGCAAAATGCCTCGTGCTCTATCCTCACATGGCAAAAAAGCCATAAAATAGCTAATTTGTTGTGCTAAAGATGAGATGTAAACATTTTCATTTCAagttaataatatatgattCTTACGATGACATAGCACTGAATCCAatggtaaaagaaattactaaAATGAATGTCAAATTTCAAGTGCTAATGAATTAGAAAGAACTGTTTATTTTCCCGCCTGGAGATGAAATTTAGAGCTTAGAAGAGTGGTCCTTCCGCCTTGTTACCTATGTTCCCATAGTCGTGGGTCCGAATCCCTCAACGGGGCAAGGATCAGAGAAATCAAAAGAGTGAAAGTAACAAAAGAGGGGAAAACAGGAAAGAATCAACGTATACTTGTGTATCAAAGTGTAAATATGAGCATTCGAAACTAAGGACTATAAAtgcaaacaaaaaaaacaaaaaaagagaaaaaaagaaaacgtaCAAAATCTAAAGAGACGTTATGATTTTGTGCCTATCCCGCCATCCTTTATTTTCCTTCCATTCACTTCACTAAAAGCACACTGCCCTAGT is a genomic window of Ricinus communis isolate WT05 ecotype wild-type chromosome 2, ASM1957865v1, whole genome shotgun sequence containing:
- the LOC8267890 gene encoding uncharacterized protein LOC8267890: MVGVFMRSLSFPNKNPNRPSKPPLSHHIRSISLPCRSHPLIFQLKDAIHKLKVWSSKSDNRTSSWLCDGLTSLKALHDSLDDILHLPQTQESLRRHPKWIEKLLDDFLRFVDVYGTFQTSFLSLKEDQLAAQVAVRKRDDSKIALYIKSRKKMAKEMSKLAYTVRDISRCYVPGLDKLSIADAELVGVIGDVIEVTMSVTVALCNGISQSISSRKSSWIGLRLPTRAKKAKVEEGIQEFQEVGVESLWGLRKKGDEEVRMVLKRMRDLEGCISGIESGGEKVFRSLINTKVALLNSLTVQ
- the LOC8267891 gene encoding uncharacterized protein LOC8267891, with the translated sequence MRVERRSERQREKKKRKMETDREKQEREGTLNQPPQLTAMKPVTHDAYGGGMYGSEADEPQKESKKPASDTQSADGPAEKTTEPKHKPPPSTGDRDLDITGQSYIQ